In Massilia violaceinigra, one DNA window encodes the following:
- a CDS encoding nuclear transport factor 2 family protein, translating into MDQQQARQQAARFIDQLRRLEDGDPSAVDALARLFADDARLRNPIADHAGREQIAAFWRTYRASFGTVRSTFSHITADEACAGLFWRSAGTGPHGQPVEYDGVTLLEFDDAGQITRFHGYFDSRQVRLEAPAH; encoded by the coding sequence ATGGACCAGCAACAAGCCAGACAGCAGGCGGCACGTTTCATCGACCAGTTGCGCCGTCTTGAAGACGGCGATCCATCGGCGGTCGATGCGCTGGCCAGGCTGTTCGCCGACGATGCGCGTCTGCGCAATCCCATCGCCGACCATGCGGGCCGCGAGCAGATCGCCGCCTTCTGGCGTACCTACCGCGCCAGCTTCGGCACGGTGCGGTCCACGTTCTCCCACATCACCGCCGACGAGGCCTGCGCAGGCCTGTTCTGGCGCTCGGCCGGGACCGGTCCGCACGGCCAGCCGGTCGAGTACGACGGCGTCACCCTGCTCGAATTCGACGATGCCGGACAAATTACCCGTTTCCACGGTTATTTCGACAGCCGGCAAGTCCGGCTTGAAGCACCGGCGCACTAA
- a CDS encoding RidA family protein, with the protein MEFLQPPGWARARGYSNGVAASGRTVCVSGMIGWDGQGVFHTDDFAGQVRQALQNVVDVLAEGGARPEHIVRMTWYVLDKHEYLGAHKEVGAAYRDVIGRHFPAMTAVQVAGLVEDRARVEIEVTAIVPA; encoded by the coding sequence ATGGAATTTCTACAACCGCCGGGCTGGGCGCGGGCACGCGGCTATTCGAATGGGGTGGCCGCCAGCGGGCGCACGGTGTGCGTGAGCGGCATGATCGGCTGGGACGGGCAGGGCGTGTTTCATACGGATGACTTCGCCGGGCAGGTGCGCCAGGCGTTGCAGAATGTGGTCGATGTGCTGGCCGAGGGCGGTGCGCGGCCCGAGCATATCGTGCGCATGACCTGGTATGTGCTCGACAAGCATGAGTATTTGGGCGCGCACAAGGAAGTCGGCGCGGCGTATCGCGATGTGATCGGCCGGCACTTTCCGGCGATGACGGCGGTGCAGGTGGCTGGTCTGGTCGAGGACAGGGCGCGCGTGGAAATCGAGGTGACGGCCATCGTGCCGGCGTAG